The nucleotide sequence TTGTTTTGCTTTATGATGATGCCTCAGAGGGGGGCATTTGGGGTTATTTATCAGCATAAATTATTTATGCCGCATTACGggcataaaaataaataaaataaatgaagccGGCCAACTAAATCCGATTAGAAAATGCCTGCTACAAGGAGGCCCCTGCCACAAGATACTTCACAGCGCACAGTCCATagatacaaatttatttttatagattAATCAACGAATTACTTGTGCAGCTGTTGCCGCAatcccatttcccattttcatTTCCACATCGTATACGATTTATTTGGCTTAGccataaaaatgaaaattttccgccaagtatttgaaaatataaacatTAAAATCGCTCTGTTATGGCCgcttttcgaatttaattaaatgtttatgCCAGGCATTTAAACTAAATCGACCAGGGCcgaattcaaattcaaattcacaTTCAAATCTGCTTTGCATCTTTACGAACATAAGATGCTGTAAAAACTACTTGGGGAGTACTTGAATGGCCCGCTTTTGTGTTGTTGTATTCCGAATTCAGAATTCTCCATGTGGGGATCGCTTTGGTTTTTGGGATCGGTTCGGATCGGATCGGTGCGcatatataaaatatgacTGAATAATATAAAACAGAAGGCGATACATCAAAGCGGattatacaatttatttttgctttTATTCCTCGGCTGGGGATTCGTTCTCTTTTGTGTTCTTTGGCTTTCGGGTTTGTTTGGCCGCGCTGAACTCATATATATTtcttcatttttattttatttatttactttccACGAAGATGTTGTATACAAAAGAAAATACAAACTGCCCGGGCATAGATGCAACAGATGCAGCTGGAGGTACGAGAAAAAAGAGAACCTAACATGCTGGGCCACGTaataaattgtattatttatattattttatataatgcAACCCCCGACGTTAGCCGCGGGAATCGGAATCCGTGGCGCACAGAGAAGTATCTTCGAGATACTGGCGTGCACAGCGGAAGCTGTGGGGTCGTCTGCTTCATCTTCATCGTCTGAAAGAGTGACGAGTGTAATGACTTTTGTCGATTGGGTTAAGTGGCTTGTTGGCTTCCTTCGCTGCGAGATGCGAGATTCCTTTTTCGAGCTGTGTGcatctttttcaatttttatgcACGCCACTCGCTCCCTTTTCCCGATTCTTCACCTTTTTGCCTGGGTTTTGTTCAAGTAGTTTGAATGTGGCACGTTTAGCATTTCCCCCTCCCTGCGGTAATTTGTCTGCATCGTTTTTTTCCGGCAGTTCGGCTGCAGTTTTTGCCGGCTGGAAAAAAGGTAAGCGACACACGCTAATCATGAGTGTGAGATTCTCGCAGCTTCTCTCCCTTTTTCTCTGGACTCTCTCCTTTTTCTCCCTGCGGTCTGGCCCTCATCTGCGGACTAATTGAGTGGGAAAGTGGCTAGGAAATCGAAAGGGAAAGGTCTGCGGGATGCGGAATTGATTACAATCAGTAGCCGCATGTATCTCAATTGTTCTAGGGAGTTTGAGAATTTCTAAgcctgtttttttttgttgtacaaaaattattttctaaaaatgaTACCATAGAACTACacattttgtaatattttttgaagctaacatttctttaaatttttaaaaattattctttagggaaaaataatttaattatacaTTCCCATGAACAAGCATTTtctcttttaatttttctatgTTTAGGTAAAAAGGATAAACtgtagaaaaatatattttaatggcattaaaaataatttctctttcaaaaataatttaattatacaTTCCCATGAACAAGCATTTtctcttttaatttttctatgTTTAGGTAAAAAGGATAAACtgtagaaaaatatattttaatggcattaaaaataatttctcTTTCAGCTTAGTAAAGGAAAATTGACTGTAAATGACTCTTAGGATTAAAAACTGTAGACAAAATTGTACTTCCCCTTTGGATGGATTTCAATCGTCTTATTGGGCCTAATAAAAACTTCCTCTGCGCCCACGCTCCGCAAAAAGTTCAGTGAACTGATCGAGAGGCTGGAGAGGAAACCAATAATAATATACAACCTCTAATGAtgcacactcgcacacacaatCTAAATGCGCTGGcaataaaatatgaaaaactGAAGAACAAAAATGCGTAAAGgagaaaaaatgatttttaacaAAGGCGAAGGCAGACAAATAAAAGTGCAATTAATCACCAGAAACCGAGGGCCCAGACGGCCAGAACCGAGAACTCAGAACTCAGAACTCAGAACTGAGATCTGAGACCCCTGGACCACGGCGACTGACACTTATCGGCTTTATCTGCTTATGTGAAGGGAGAAAAGGCGGAATAAATCGGAGATGCATCCACACAAccatataaatataaatggaaaggaattataaatattaaagaagCTGGTGGAATCGTCGGCGGAGGATGCTGCCTGtcaatatttgatttttacaCGGAAAGGAAGATTTTATTTAATCTTAAGATCTTTTTTGCCTTGCAgatattgtaaaaataaagTCAGATTCATGTTGTcaataacaaataattttaaaatttgccTAAAACACAAATATTTCTTGGAGGGAAATTtttgaaataattaaaatactaGGCTGTTTTTTTCCGTGTACCTATATGGCATTGCCTGATGCGATCGCCGCGAAGCAACGAAAAATGCatcaatttttaataataaatgaaatgtgtGAATAAACGTTGGGAAATATATGATGGGCGATGGGTTATGGGTGGCGGGGGCAGTGCGGAGAACAATCGGAAAGGCAAACAGCAGGAAAGCATAAACACGGCCGGCAACACTAATACCcaggcaaacaaacaaagatGCAGATACAGATGCCGCAGCGGATtcagatgcagatgcagatgcatTTTCCAAAGAATTTCTAAGCACATAAAAAGCAAAGCAAACGGTCAGttgggaaaatatttaaaaaagcataaaaacaaaatatttattgaaaagagACGCTAACGAGCCAACGCCGCGGCGATCAGATGGGGCAAACAAACGGCTTCAAAATTGAACACATGAGCAGGCTAATGCACATATAGCCGGCTATTTGATTAATGCACTCGAAAGCGACAATAAACACGGAACATGGAACATGGCCAAGAACCGGGACCGCGGGAGAACAAGGAGTTTCTTTGCAGTTTCTTTTCAGACAAACAAATATCGCATTCCGATTGATCTCCGACTTGCCAAGGAACGGGGACTCGGACTCGGACTCTGAATGAAACTCCATCTCCACCGCCAGAGATCTGGGTTCTTGAGTGAACGTCGTCGACGTCTATtggataaataaatacaaatttttattaaagtgCGAATTCTGCGGTGAGCTCAGTGCTAATGCAGTCGAACTCGAACCGGTCGCTAGGTTTGCCCCCTGAAAGGAGCTAAACTGGCAAAAATATTGTATCGCCGTATTGTATTCCAAGTTAATACCATAACAGATATATTAACACAGAATATTTTAGGAAAAAGATTtcatttataaattaatttctcaGTACTTTGGGAGGTTAGAAGATAAATTTGATAATTcctcttaaaaataaaaatgaactTATAATATTAATGACATATATAGGtttaatattatcaaaatCAAGTGCTTCTAAAAAAGTATCACTCTAATATTTATAACtagcttttaaaaatggtaacGATTTTTAGAGATCGAGGATAGACCTTAAAATGATCAAGCAATTATTCATAATATCTTAATCGTTCGAATTTTGATTCATCCATAAAGGAACCCATGAACATTACCATTTGATTTGACCCCCTTATTTTTCCTGTGCAGACCTCTTTCGCCGCTGCCCTAATTGAAGCACACTTAGCGAACCACAACAAGTCACAAAATGCTCCATAGATCGAAATCAACCGCAGGCCACAGGAATTTCAATCACCTCTTGGTCACCAAAGCGTTCCAGTGACTGCTCCCCGAGAACCGAAGAACCGAAGAATCGGGGGATCTGACCTCCGGAAGGGGAGTAGAATGTGGAGCAAATCTCCGCGGGGAGAAAGAGCGGGCGAAGAGAGAGCGAACAATGGACGACGTGGAGCACGTGAATGCTGTCAATCATTCCATGGAGTGGACCCAACGGATGTTGGGAGGGGGGTTCAAAAACGGTGGGACTGGAGCTCCGCATTCCGCGCTGTGACGTCACAACACGAGGCGAAATGCCGCCGGCAGAATTCTTCGCAGCCGAAGATTGGAGATCGCGAATCGTGAATCAAAACAAACCGAGGGAAAAGATCGGAGAGCGGAAGAGATAAGTAGTCTATGAGCAGGAGAGGCAAGCAGCGCTGCAACTGCGCTGTTGCAGCGCGGCAGCAGCAGAAGAGAGTCTTCCGCTCTCTTCGTAGAATTGCGTTTAAAGAATTGAAGAGAAGAGACTTATGCAAGAGATAAGTCTCTTAACAAACTCAAGTCATAACATATTGTTTATAACATTTTGAAAGACAAATATCATACTATAAATCGAAACTGCTAATCTTAagtgtatataaatatttatcttgAGTAATATACGAGTGTCTAAAACTTACTGCTAATCCTAAAACGCAATATATTTGTGTATTGAATTTTTGACACTACCATTAGCTAATCAGAGGAAAATTAAACATTGTTTGGGGTATTGAACATTTGGCTTTTAATTGGccttaaaaattgtaagatttaTTCGATGTTTCGCATTATTAATATAAAGAGCGCAAGGTGGTACGACAATATAAAGATCTTCTAGATTGGTGTAATGTATGGATTCTATTCTATCAAACTTCCAAATCAGACAATATCCAAAAGCATATAGTGTTGAATCTTTGTAAAATCAAATATGTTTTGTTTCATATAAAAATCCACTCACCCTTTCTTCCTCTCGAATCATTTCAGCGATGCCGGGCTTGATCTCCATGTCATCGGCCAGCGATGATCCTCCACCCGCTCCACCTGCTCCACCGCCCACGCCCCCTCCGCCCACTCCGGCGCCATGGTGGTGCGGCGGTGGAGGTGGTAGGCGTGGTTCAGCGGGAGGTCCAGGTCCCAAACCACTCAGTTCCATGGCGGCGGCCATGGCAGCGGCTGGACCCAGGGGAAAGCGGGAGTCTCCAGCGGGCGATGGTGGATGCGGATGGTGGGAGGATCCCGAGGTCTGGGCGGGATGCGGGGCGGGTGGTGCGTGGTGGTGTGGGTGCAGGGGCAGCGGAAGGGGGTGCTGTccctgttgttgctgctgctggggaCTCTGCGAGTGGGGTCGCGAGGATCGGGAGAGAGGTCCTGGCGTGGCGGCTGGCGAGGGCATGTCCAGGGCGTGGATGGCGGTCTCCAGGCGTCTCGAGGCTCCCCCCGTCACGGAGCTACTGCTCATTGGTGGCTTGGGTGGCGGAGTCATCAGCGAGCAGTCCCGCTGCCGCTCCCTCTCCTTCTGCTCCAGCTCCATCCGCTCGGCGGCTATCAGGCTGCTCAGCGGACTGGGTGGTGCGGGTGGATTGAAGATCGTGTCCGCCGAGGGCCAACGCCGCTTCCTCACGTTCCTGCCCTGCTGGCGCTCCAGCGGCGAGAGTCTCAACTCAGCGGGATCCCAGTCCGTGCGCAGCTTCTTCTCCGGCTGCATGAAGGCCAGAAGCTCCTCCGCCTCGCGCTCATTATCAGTCCTGGAAGTGGAAGTGCCCCCCTCTTTTGGGGAGGAGGAGGGCATCCTTTCGGAGGaggccgccgccgccgctgccgtGGCCGCCTCCATGTGGGTCACATCCGCCAGGCCGCGCACTTTCAGCATCTCGGCTATCCTGAGCAGCGGGCCAATCTGATCCTGGCTCACATTGATCTCGCCGCGGTACATAAACTCCACGATGGCCTTCAGATCCGACCAGTTCACGTCCCGCATGATCACAATGGGATGCTGGCAGGGTGTCTCGGCCAGCAGGGTTTGGAAGTAGGGCGAGCAGGCCGAAAGGACCATCTTGTGGGCCTTCATGGAGCGACCGTCGCAGGCCAAGGTCACGTCCACGAAGCACTCGTTCTGGAGCAGTTGATCAAAGATGGTCGTGAGATTCGTCTGGTAGTTGTTCCATCGCAGGCAGAACTGCTGGGACGTGGAGCTGGGCGAGGCCACCGAGGAACTGCGTCCTTGGGGCGAACTCACCGGCGAGgagcctcctcctcctccggccGCGTGACCTTGACCCTCCTTGTCCTCGTCCTTTGACCCACCGCCAGTGGGTGAGGTGCGATCCTCGCTCTTCGTGCGCTGCTTCTCCTCCTGCTGGGTGGGCGAACTCCGGCTGCTCTTCGGCGAACCAGCTCCCGATCCCGAGCTCTTGCGCTGCCTCTGCGTCTCTGctccctgttcgggcgccattCCAACCTTCGTTTCCGCCTGCGCCGACGCCATTTTGTTTTGCTACAGCTGATCGCTGATCGTTGATCACCGTTACGATCGGTCGTTAAACGCTACGTTACGTCACGCGACCGCTCTTCACATAGCGTTTTTGAAAGTGTTTGAATGAAAACCGCGACAATTACGACGCTTTAACTGAGAGTGGGCATGTACATGTGAGTATCTGTGTGCGCtgtctctgtgtgtgtgtgggtgtcaGTGTGTGTGTTACGTTTTCGTTACGTTACTACGCGCACTACGTGGCCATTTGGCAATTAGCCCGCCTTTCGTTCTTTCAGCTCAGTTCTGTTCAGTTCGTTTCGGTTCTCGTCGTCGTGTCCAATGTGTGGTGCTTTCAGTTCCGTTGCAGTGTGATATGGCTCTATGTTGGCCAACAAACAGGGCCAAAAGTCTTCTCAGCACGAGCGTCTGAATTAGACTGAAATCGTTTTGCACATTTTGATACGGAAAAACTCAAAACAAACTTAACACACGACGACGACGAAGGCCCACGACGACGTGgctgtggatgtggatgtggatgtggatgtggcgATGGCTGTGGAAAACTGAGGGCCGCCGAGGGGCAGCGCCGATGTTGCAGCAACAactgccactgccactgccGCCGCTTTGTAGTTGTTGCTCTCAGGCGGCGACTGAGTTCGCGACGAAGTTGCGAATAGTTCGCGAACTGCTCTGCCGGCGTTTCGTTGCGTTCCGTTTGCGAAAGGAAAATGCGATGCGGCTGAGAACTGAGAATCGAGAACTGGGAGCTGGGCACTGGGAACTGGGCACTGAGAACCGACGGCAGAGACAGAGACTTCGACTGAGGCAGAGTCGAGCGGCAGTGGAAAATGGCTGAAAACGGCGAGCTGTAGGCGCCAAAAAACGCCGGCTGACGGCACCGCATTCCTTTGCTCCTGCGCTGCGTTTTGGTTTGGCTCTCCTCGAACTCAAAATCGAAATCGGCTTTCGactcgtccttcgtccttcgtcctcGCCTCGTATCTCCCATCTCGTATCTCGACATGCTCGAACTCGTCCTCGTTCTCGGCCTCTCGCCGTTGCAACCCCCAAAAATTTTGGCGCTTTGGCGCTACTGCACCACTACCATTGCGTGCAAAGGATGCGTCGCAAGTGTGCGTGCGTGAGGAAACGGAAGTTGCCCCGAAAATGCAGCGAAGAGCGACGGCGATGCCACTGCGATTGCGATTTTGAGTGCGAGTGCGGGCTTAGGCCTAATATTTTTCAGAGGCGCTGGGCAGGAGAGGGTGGAGCCAGGCCCGCCGACCAGTACCCCTGCCGAAATTTCGGGGGTCTTCAGAAAGTGGGAAAGCGGCGAAAATATGGTTGATATCGGCAAGGAGTTTGAGTTAGTAAGGATGTTATAGGGGAAGCTATATTTGAAATCGaaaaaatttgtttgttttaagATAATTGTAAGGAATATTTataggatttttttttaattatacaCAATTTGattcaaaatataaattatttttgaagaaataaaaaaattatttttattaaaaagtatTGATATTTATTAGGAATAATGTCCAAGAACAGTGATCACTCTTTCAAATTATAGCCCCTCTCTCTCTGTTCTTCTTCAATagacccccccccccccccacacTTTCCTTCCCTCACGCATTTCTCCTCCG is from Drosophila suzukii chromosome 3, CBGP_Dsuzu_IsoJpt1.0, whole genome shotgun sequence and encodes:
- the bab1 gene encoding protein bric-a-brac 1 isoform X1, whose protein sequence is MASAQAETKVGMAPEQGAETQRQRKSSGSGAGSPKSSRSSPTQQEEKQRTKSEDRTSPTGGGSKDEDKEGQGHAAGGGGGSSPVSSPQGRSSSVASPSSTSQQFCLRWNNYQTNLTTIFDQLLQNECFVDVTLACDGRSMKAHKMVLSACSPYFQTLLAETPCQHPIVIMRDVNWSDLKAIVEFMYRGEINVSQDQIGPLLRIAEMLKVRGLADVTHMEAATAAAAAASSERMPSSSPKEGGTSTSRTDNEREAEELLAFMQPEKKLRTDWDPAELRLSPLERQQGRNVRKRRWPSADTIFNPPAPPSPLSSLIAAERMELEQKERERQRDCSLMTPPPKPPMSSSSVTGGASRRLETAIHALDMPSPAATPGPLSRSSRPHSQSPQQQQQQGQHPLPLPLHPHHHAPPAPHPAQTSGSSHHPHPPSPAGDSRFPLGPAAAMAAAMELSGLGPGPPAEPRLPPPPPHHHGAGVGGGGVGGGAGGAGGGSSLADDMEIKPGIAEMIREEERAKMMENSHAWMGATGSTLAADSYQYQLQSMWQKCWNTNQNLMHHMRFRERGPLKSWRPETMAEAIFSVLKEGLSLSQAARKYDIPYPTFVLYANRVHNMLGPSIDGGPDLRPKGRGRPQRILLGIWPDEHIKGVIKTVVFRDTKDIKDDSLATHMPPYGRHSPAFPLQDLPLSYPGASGALAGAPSSLACPNGSGPQAGVGGVAGEQHMSQETAAAVAAVAHNIRQQMQMAAAVQHQHGEAGPPPVPPGLFNLPPHPGVGGGVGVPGAGGGRASISPALSSGSGPRHAPSPCGPAGLLPNLPPSMAVALHHQQQQQAAHHQQQQQQAAHHHLQQLHLQQQQAHLHHHQQQQQQHHQGGHQVPHKSGFGASSSSSASSSSLGQLHPNPKAKGSPLRSETPRLHSPLGDLGLDMAGYKREFSPSRLFAEDLAELVGASVSSSSSSAAAGAAPPERSAGGSSAAAATDAAASSSSGGIKVEPITTTSE
- the bab1 gene encoding protein bric-a-brac 1 isoform X3: MASAQAETKVGMAPEQGAETQRQRKSSGSGAGSPKSSRSSPTQQEEKQRTKSEDRTSPTGGGSKDEDKEGQGHAAGGGGGSSPVSSPQGRSSSVASPSSTSQQFCLRWNNYQTNLTTIFDQLLQNECFVDVTLACDGRSMKAHKMVLSACSPYFQTLLAETPCQHPIVIMRDVNWSDLKAIVEFMYRGEINVSQDQIGPLLRIAEMLKVRGLADVTHMEAATAAAAAASSERMPSSSPKEGGTSTSRTDNEREAEELLAFMQPEKKLRTDWDPAELRLSPLERQQGRNVRKRRWPSADTIFNPPAPPSPLSSLIAAERMELEQKERERQRDCSLMTPPPKPPMSSSSVTGGASRRLETAIHALDMPSPAATPGPLSRSSRPHSQSPQQQQQQGQHPLPLPLHPHHHAPPAPHPAQTSGSSHHPHPPSPAGDSRFPLGPAAAMAAAMELSGLGPGPPAEPRLPPPPPHHHGAGVGGGGVGGGAGGAGGGSSLADDMEIKPGIAEMIREEERAKMMENSHAWMGATGSTLAADSYQYQLQSMWQKCWNTNQNLMHHMRFRERGPLKSWRPETMAEAIFSVLKEGLSLSQAARKYDIPYPTFVLYANRVHNMLGPSIDGGPDLRPKGRGRPQRILLGIWPDEHIKGVIKTVVFRDTKDIKDDSLATHMPPYGRHSDLPLSYPGASGALAGAPSSLACPNGSGPQAGVGGVAGEQHMSQETAAAVAAVAHNIRQQMQMAAAVQHQHGEAGPPPVPPGLFNLPPHPGVGGGVGVPGAGGGRASISPALSSGSGPRHAPSPCGPAGLLPNLPPSMAVALHHQQQQQAAHHQQQQQQAAHHHLQQLHLQQQQAHLHHHQQQQQQHHQGGHQVPHKSGFGASSSSSASSSSLGQLHPNPKAKGSPLRSETPRLHSPLGDLGLDMAGYKREFSPSRLFAEDLAELVGASVSSSSSSAAAGAAPPERSAGGSSAAAATDAAASSSSGGIKVEPITTTSE
- the bab1 gene encoding protein bric-a-brac 1 isoform X4, which produces MASAQAETKVGMAPEQGAETQRQRKSSGSGAGSPKSSRSSPTQQEEKQRTKSEDRTSPTGGGSKDEDKEGQGHAAGGGGGSSPVSSPQGRSSSVASPSSTSQQFCLRWNNYQTNLTTIFDQLLQNECFVDVTLACDGRSMKAHKMVLSACSPYFQTLLAETPCQHPIVIMRDVNWSDLKAIVEFMYRGEINVSQDQIGPLLRIAEMLKVRGLADVTHMEAATAAAAAASSERMPSSSPKEGGTSTSRTDNEREAEELLAFMQPEKKLRTDWDPAELRLSPLERQQGRNVRKRRWPSADTIFNPPAPPSPLSSLIAAERMELEQKERERQRDCSLMTPPPKPPMSSSSVTGGASRRLETAIHALDMPSPAATPGPLSRSSRPHSQSPQQQQQQGQHPLPLPLHPHHHAPPAPHPAQTSGSSHHPHPPSPAGDSRFPLGPAAAMAAAMELSGLGPGPPAEPRLPPPPPHHHGAGVGGGGVGGGAGGAGGGSSLADDMEIKPGIAEMIREEERAKMMENSHAWMGATGSTLADSYQYQLQSMWQKCWNTNQNLMHHMRFRERGPLKSWRPETMAEAIFSVLKEGLSLSQAARKYDIPYPTFVLYANRVHNMLGPSIDGGPDLRPKGRGRPQRILLGIWPDEHIKGVIKTVVFRDTKDIKDDSLATHMPPYGRHSDLPLSYPGASGALAGAPSSLACPNGSGPQAGVGGVAGEQHMSQETAAAVAAVAHNIRQQMQMAAAVQHQHGEAGPPPVPPGLFNLPPHPGVGGGVGVPGAGGGRASISPALSSGSGPRHAPSPCGPAGLLPNLPPSMAVALHHQQQQQAAHHQQQQQQAAHHHLQQLHLQQQQAHLHHHQQQQQQHHQGGHQVPHKSGFGASSSSSASSSSLGQLHPNPKAKGSPLRSETPRLHSPLGDLGLDMAGYKREFSPSRLFAEDLAELVGASVSSSSSSAAAGAAPPERSAGGSSAAAATDAAASSSSGGIKVEPITTTSE
- the bab1 gene encoding protein bric-a-brac 1 isoform X2, whose protein sequence is MASAQAETKVGMAPEQGAETQRQRKSSGSGAGSPKSSRSSPTQQEEKQRTKSEDRTSPTGGGSKDEDKEGQGHAAGGGGGSSPVSSPQGRSSSVASPSSTSQQFCLRWNNYQTNLTTIFDQLLQNECFVDVTLACDGRSMKAHKMVLSACSPYFQTLLAETPCQHPIVIMRDVNWSDLKAIVEFMYRGEINVSQDQIGPLLRIAEMLKVRGLADVTHMEAATAAAAAASSERMPSSSPKEGGTSTSRTDNEREAEELLAFMQPEKKLRTDWDPAELRLSPLERQQGRNVRKRRWPSADTIFNPPAPPSPLSSLIAAERMELEQKERERQRDCSLMTPPPKPPMSSSSVTGGASRRLETAIHALDMPSPAATPGPLSRSSRPHSQSPQQQQQQGQHPLPLPLHPHHHAPPAPHPAQTSGSSHHPHPPSPAGDSRFPLGPAAAMAAAMELSGLGPGPPAEPRLPPPPPHHHGAGVGGGGVGGGAGGAGGGSSLADDMEIKPGIAEMIREEERAKMMENSHAWMGATGSTLADSYQYQLQSMWQKCWNTNQNLMHHMRFRERGPLKSWRPETMAEAIFSVLKEGLSLSQAARKYDIPYPTFVLYANRVHNMLGPSIDGGPDLRPKGRGRPQRILLGIWPDEHIKGVIKTVVFRDTKDIKDDSLATHMPPYGRHSPAFPLQDLPLSYPGASGALAGAPSSLACPNGSGPQAGVGGVAGEQHMSQETAAAVAAVAHNIRQQMQMAAAVQHQHGEAGPPPVPPGLFNLPPHPGVGGGVGVPGAGGGRASISPALSSGSGPRHAPSPCGPAGLLPNLPPSMAVALHHQQQQQAAHHQQQQQQAAHHHLQQLHLQQQQAHLHHHQQQQQQHHQGGHQVPHKSGFGASSSSSASSSSLGQLHPNPKAKGSPLRSETPRLHSPLGDLGLDMAGYKREFSPSRLFAEDLAELVGASVSSSSSSAAAGAAPPERSAGGSSAAAATDAAASSSSGGIKVEPITTTSE